The following DNA comes from Bacillota bacterium.
ACGCACATGATACCGCGCCCGGCGACCGCACCTGGGAGGTTGCTTTCCGCCAAACGGGCCGCCAGAGGCCATCGCGCACCTCACCGCCTGGTCTTGGCCAGGTCCAAAGCCAAGAGGTTAACCACATTGCGCGCCGCCATCGCCTCGGTCTCCAGGGTAGAAACCGCCGACTCCATGGCGTTGGCGTAGTAGAGGCCGTGCGCCAGCCGGAAGGGCGGCGAGGCCGGCGCCGGGTTCAGGACCGGGTAAGCCTCCCACACGAGGCGCGTCGTCTCCGCGCGGTCCGCGAAGATGCGGTCGAGGAGCGCCTCGTCCAGCGGCTGCCGCGAGAAAACCTTGTAGACGCTCCTGCCGTCGCCCGCCGCCGGCCCCAGAAGACCGATGGCCGAGAAGGGGATATCCGGCCGTTCCCGCGTGAGGAGCAGCTCCGGTGCCTCGTCACGCTCCGGGAGTCCAAAGGCTCCAGCCCAGAGGCGGCCTGCGACGAAGGTGGCGTGCGTCACATGGTAACGGCGCCGGACAGAGGCGCTAACCGGGAGGCGAAGCCCTTCGAACTCCAGGCCGGCCAGCTCCAGGGGCACGGCCAGGATCACCGCGTCGAAGGCTTCCTCGGACCCGCCGACTGCCGTGACCGTGTAACCTGCCGGTCCTCCCGGCGGGTCCGTGCGCGACGCCACCCTCCAGGCTGCCAACTTCGTGCGCACGTGGGCAGTGGAGGCGGCGAGGAGCCCCTCCACGATGCGTACGTTGCCTTCCTGCACCGAGAAGAGGCGACCGCCCGCAAGGCCGCCGCCGGTCAGCGAGACCAGC
Coding sequences within:
- a CDS encoding FAD-dependent oxidoreductase; the encoded protein is MEPVQQARRRVLVVGAGVAGAFTAYFLRQQLGPEAEIVVWERQARPGGRVSEMEIAGRRVEAGATLIHSSNRYLVEAMERLRLHPTGRGDRKPRRRRLGIWNGTSFDLLVSTASLPLVLAMARRYGQSLWRARRLTREAVARVLRLYEKLEGGRGYATPGEMYRELGLYDLTQEAAYSFFARHGVGERFMREFSDAVARSNYGQDGRMNAWATLVSLTGGGLAGGRLFSVQEGNVRIVEGLLAASTAHVRTKLAAWRVASRTDPPGGPAGYTVTAVGGSEEAFDAVILAVPLELAGLEFEGLRLPVSASVRRRYHVTHATFVAGRLWAGAFGLPERDEAPELLLTRERPDIPFSAIGLLGPAAGDGRSVYKVFSRQPLDEALLDRIFADRAETTRLVWEAYPVLNPAPASPPFRLAHGLYYANAMESAVSTLETEAMAARNVVNLLALDLAKTRR